Proteins encoded together in one Hymenobacter monticola window:
- the dnaB gene encoding replicative DNA helicase, which produces MSEDRPQVYSARRAVSAPTSGQLPPQALDLEAAVLGAALLEAEAQRTLLATLPDEQVFYSTAHQQIYLAIRDLVQRGEHADQLTVVQQLRHRGTLERTGGPHFVAQLTMKINSAAHFETHCRILQEQHARRVVITAGTELTAHGYDQTRDPLELLADAQTHLTALHRTLETRPGQTAADAFDATFDRLAQAVQQRGLTGIPTGLTALDGLTGGWQPGDLVLLAARPAMGKTAALLHFARTAALDHGYHTAIFSLEMPTLQLMQRMVASEVPGYSNSDLRRGNLPGGLEQVAHIRQQAQRLHTNGHTLHVDDTPGLSIQQLRAKCARLHAQHLLGLVLVDYIQLMRGDQKGNREQEVGSISRGLKELAKELNAPVIALSQLSRDVEKRGGEKRPLLSDLRESGSLEQDADCIVFLWRGEYYDIAEYEDGTATADTVLFDIAKHRNGATDEVVAACSMRRGTFSDLTPNMAPAHI; this is translated from the coding sequence ATGTCCGAAGACCGTCCCCAAGTTTATTCCGCCCGCCGCGCCGTTTCCGCGCCCACCAGCGGCCAACTGCCACCCCAAGCCCTCGACCTCGAAGCCGCCGTGCTCGGCGCGGCCCTGCTCGAAGCCGAAGCCCAGCGCACCCTGCTGGCCACACTGCCCGACGAGCAGGTATTCTACTCTACCGCCCACCAGCAGATTTACTTGGCCATCCGCGACCTGGTGCAGCGCGGCGAGCACGCCGACCAACTGACCGTCGTGCAGCAGCTGCGCCACCGCGGCACGCTGGAGCGCACCGGTGGACCGCACTTCGTGGCCCAGCTGACCATGAAAATCAACTCGGCCGCCCACTTCGAAACCCACTGCCGCATCTTGCAGGAGCAGCACGCCCGCCGCGTCGTCATCACCGCGGGCACCGAGCTAACCGCCCACGGCTACGACCAGACCCGCGACCCCCTGGAGCTGCTGGCAGACGCCCAGACCCATCTAACCGCGCTTCACCGCACCCTCGAAACTCGCCCCGGCCAAACCGCCGCCGACGCTTTCGACGCCACCTTCGACCGCCTGGCCCAGGCCGTCCAACAGCGCGGACTCACCGGCATCCCCACCGGTCTCACCGCCCTCGACGGCCTCACCGGCGGCTGGCAGCCCGGCGACCTAGTACTACTCGCCGCCCGCCCCGCAATGGGCAAAACCGCTGCTCTGCTGCATTTCGCCCGCACCGCCGCCCTCGACCACGGCTACCACACCGCCATTTTCAGCCTCGAAATGCCCACCCTGCAACTCATGCAGCGCATGGTGGCCAGCGAAGTCCCCGGCTACAGCAATTCCGACCTACGCCGCGGCAACCTGCCCGGTGGCCTCGAGCAAGTGGCCCATATCCGCCAACAGGCCCAGCGCCTGCACACGAACGGCCATACCCTGCACGTTGACGATACACCCGGCCTGAGCATCCAGCAGCTGCGCGCCAAGTGCGCCCGTCTGCATGCTCAACACCTCTTGGGCCTGGTCTTGGTCGACTACATCCAACTCATGCGCGGCGACCAGAAGGGCAACCGCGAGCAGGAAGTAGGTAGCATCAGCCGCGGCCTCAAAGAGTTGGCAAAAGAGCTTAATGCCCCGGTCATCGCCCTCAGCCAGCTTTCCCGCGACGTGGAGAAAAGGGGAGGAGAGAAGCGCCCCCTGCTCAGCGACCTGCGCGAGTCCGGCAGCTTGGAGCAAGATGCCGACTGCATCGTCTTCCTCTGGCGCGGCGAGTATTACGACATCGCCGAGTACGAGGATGGTACCGCCACCGCAGACACGGTTCTGTTCGACATCGCCAAGCACCGCAATGGCGCCACTGATGAGGTGGTGGCGGCTTGCTCAATGCGCCGCGGCACTTTCTCCGACCTCACGCCCAATATGGCCCCAGCGCACATTTAA